A single region of the Gemmatimonadales bacterium genome encodes:
- the murB gene encoding UDP-N-acetylmuramate dehydrogenase: MDRLSARDPGFAAGLRSRVRGEVREGDSLARASTYRIGGPATVLLPAAPEDVAAALGFATGAGVPWFVLGLGSNLLLPDEGLDALVIRIGRGLDALVREGTRWRIGAGLPAPLAARRTAEAGFAGLHRFVGVPGSVGGGVYMNAGCHGDEWANVVEWVSVVEPDGSARVLGRGEIPFTYRRSGLDGRVVVETVVELRPEDPARLAEEVSELFRWRQQGTPFNQPCCGSVFQNPHGASWGRERGPRTAGQLIEAAGLKGCRVGGAEVSPMHANYIVNTGGATAADVRALIARVRDAVAERFGVTLEREVKLIGRWGESLA, from the coding sequence GTGGACCGGCTGAGCGCGCGCGACCCCGGCTTCGCGGCGGGGCTCCGCAGCCGGGTCCGCGGCGAGGTGCGCGAGGGCGACAGTCTTGCACGCGCCTCCACCTACCGGATCGGCGGCCCCGCGACGGTGCTCCTGCCGGCCGCGCCTGAAGACGTCGCCGCGGCACTCGGCTTTGCGACAGGGGCGGGCGTGCCATGGTTCGTGCTCGGCCTCGGCTCCAACCTGCTGTTGCCGGACGAAGGGCTCGACGCGCTGGTCATCCGGATCGGGCGCGGGCTCGACGCCCTGGTCCGGGAGGGCACCCGCTGGCGCATTGGGGCGGGGCTGCCGGCGCCACTCGCAGCGCGCCGCACGGCGGAGGCGGGTTTTGCCGGACTGCACCGATTCGTGGGCGTGCCGGGCTCGGTGGGCGGTGGCGTGTACATGAACGCCGGCTGCCACGGCGACGAGTGGGCGAATGTGGTCGAATGGGTAAGCGTCGTCGAGCCGGACGGCAGCGCGCGCGTGCTCGGACGGGGCGAGATTCCGTTCACGTACCGCCGCAGCGGACTCGACGGGCGCGTCGTGGTGGAGACGGTCGTGGAGCTCCGCCCCGAGGACCCGGCCCGACTGGCGGAGGAGGTGAGCGAGCTGTTCCGCTGGCGGCAGCAGGGCACGCCGTTCAACCAGCCGTGTTGCGGCAGCGTGTTTCAGAATCCGCATGGCGCGAGCTGGGGCCGCGAGCGCGGTCCGCGCACGGCGGGTCAGCTCATCGAGGCGGCGGGGCTCAAGGGATGCCGCGTCGGTGGCGCCGAGGTGTCGCCGATGCACGCCAACTACATCGTGAACACGGGTGGTGCCACCGCGGCCGACGTGCGCGCGCTCATCGCCCGGGTGCGGGATGCTGTCGCCGAGCGGTTCGGCGTAACGCTCGAGCGCGAGGTGAAGCTCATCGGCCGCTGGGGAGAGTCTCTCGCATGA